Below is a genomic region from Streptomyces sp. RPA4-2.
ACGGCCTCCCCCGTACCCATTATCTGATGTACCGTCAGATTCATGACTCCGGGGAAGCGCAAGGTCGCCGTGGTCGGTGTCGCCCTCTCCGACTGCGGCCGGGTGGACGACGCGACCCCCTACACCCTGCACGCGCAGGCCGCCCGCCGGGCGCTCGCGGACGCGGGCCTGGACCGGGCGCGGGTCGACGGCTTCGCCTCGGCAGGCCTGGGCACGCTCCCCCCGGCCGAGGTCGCCGAGTACCTCGGGCTGCGACCCGCCTGGGTCGACTCGACCGCCGTCGGCGGCTCCACCTGGGAGGTCATGGCGGCGCACGCGGCCGACGCGATCGCGGCCGGCCACGCCCGCGCCGTCCTCCTCGTGTACGGGTCGACGGCTCGCGCGGACATCAAGGCGGGCCGCCGCACCGGCGACCTCTCCTTCGGCGCCCGGGGCCCGCTCCAGTTCGAGGTCCCCTACGGCCACACGCTCATCGCCAAGTACGCGATGGCCGCGCGCCGCCACATGCACCAGTACGGCACGACGCTCGAACAGCTCGCCTCGGTCGCCGTCCAGGCCCGCGCGAACGCGGCCCTGAACCCGGAGGCGATGTTCCGCGCCCCGATCACGGTCGACGACGTCCTGTCCGGCCCGATGATCGCCGACCCCTTCACCAAGCTGCACTGCTGCCTGCGTTCCGACGGTGGCGCGGCGGTGCTGCTGGTGGCCGAGGAGTACGTACGGGACTGCCGTACGGCCCCGGTGTGGATCCTCGGCACCGGCGAGCACGTCTCGCACACGACGATGTCCGAGTGGGCCGACTTCACGGTGTCCCCCGCGGCGGTCAGCGGACGTCTCGCCTTCGAGCGGGCGGGGGTGCGGCCGGACGAGATCGACGTGGCCGAGGTCTACGACGCCTTCACCTACATGACGCTCGTGACGCTGGAGGACCTGGGCTTCTGCGCGAAGGGCGAGGGAGGGGCGTTCGTGGACGCCGGGAAAGGGCGGCTGCTCGTGGGCGGGGAGCTGCCGGTGAACACCGACGGAGGCGGCCTGTCGGCCCAGCATCCCGGGATGCGGGGGCTGTTCCTGCTGGTCGAGGCGGTCCGGCAGCTGCGCGGGGAGGCGGACGGACACCAGGTACGACTCGCGGACGGCGAACCGCCCCGGCTGGCCGTGGCGTCCGGCACCGGGGGCTGGTTCTGCTCGTCCGGGACGGTGGTACTCGGGCGGTAGGGCCGCGACGGCCGCCTCAGCGGACGGTGCGGAGGAAGGCCGTCCAGGTGGTGGGGGTGACGGTGAGGGTGGGGGTCGCGTCCGCCGGGTTCTTGGAGTCGCGGATGTGGATGGTGGTGGGGGTGGTGGCTATTTCGAGACACTCGCCGCCTTCGTTGCCGCTGTAGTTCGACTTGAACCAGGCAAGTTCGGTTGTGTTCAAAGTTCTCCCGCCTTCTCCTTGATGAGCTTCGCGGACTCCCAGGGGTCGAGCGCCTCCGCCCGCAGGATGCCGAAGAGGTCGAACAGATCGGTCACCTGCTCCGGCTTGTGGATCAACCTATCGCCGCCACGCGCCTCCTCGTACACCAGATTGCGCCCCTCCTCAGTGCTCATCAGCTTCAATGGCCCCATCAGCCCGGCGTGCGTGTACCGCTTGGTCGGCATCACCTGAACCGTGAGGTGGTGCTTCATCCTCAGGCCGCACTCCAGAATGTGTCGCAACTGTTCCCGCAGCACCTCCTCGCTGCCGAGATCCCGCTCCAGAACCGACTCCTCGATCACATAGCCCACGTACGGCGGCGAGTTACGCCTCAGCACCGACTGCCGTTCGAGTCGAGCCGTGACATGCCGTTCGATCTCCTCCTCGGTGTACGCCGGCCGCCGCGCTTCGTACAGCGCCCGCGCATACGCCGGGGTCTGGAGCAGCCCCGGAATGAGCATCGTCTCGTACGCACTGATCACCCGCGCCTGTCGCTCCAGCCGCACCCAATTCAGGAACGTGGGCGGGTACTTCTCCTTCTCGATGATCTCGATGCACGCGATGAGTGCGCCCCTTGCGTCCAGCGCCGCGTCCACGTCTCTCAAGAAATCGATCGTCGGAATCCGCTCGGCCCGCTCGTACGCCCCGAAACACGACTCGGACACGTGCACCAGGTCGGCGGCGTCCTTCTGCGTCAGCCCCAGCCGCCCCCGATGAATCCGCAGCAACTCCCCCACCAACCTGCGCCCCATGGACACCCCACCACTCGCCCCCACGACAACCACCGTCCTCCCCACAACCGGCAATGTGGTCCGTGTTCATCTGGTCACGCTACGCAACCGCCGTCACGCTCATAGTCATGACGAACGAACTCACCCCGAATTGGGTCCCCAAGTCAGGTCTTCAACTACGTCTCGCCGGGGTCCACTTCGACGCCATCCGTGTGTGCGGCGTGCGCGGGGAAGCCGTACTGCACCACCTCACCGGACTGACCGACGGACGCCCCGGACCCGTCGTACGGGAGATGAGCGGCTGCCGGTGGACGTACTTCCTGCTGGCGCCCGGGGAGAGCGCGGAGCACGACTGGCCGCCGGGGGCCCGCCGCTTCGCCCGGTCCGGGCACGACGAGTACATCGGGGTCCCCGCGCCGGAAGGCAACACCTACCCGCTCGGCTGGGGCGCCGGCGCACCGGAGGTCGGGGAGTTCGTGGACGCGGAACTGCTGCACGGGGTGCTGCTGGCGCAGCTCTGCCGGATGCCCGAGTGATACTCGGGGGCATGGGAACGGATCTTCACGAGCTGCTGAGGTCGCTGCGGGTGTGGGACGTCGAGCTGCCCTCCTTCGACCCGGCGGGGGCGCCCCCCGCACCACTGCCCCTGTTCACGGAGTGGTTCGCGCAGGCGGTGGCGGCGGGCCAGACGGAGCCGCACACGATGTCGCTGGCGACGGCGGACGAGGACGGTCTGCCGGACGTGCGGATCGTGATGCTGCACGGCGCGGACGCGGACGGCTGGGCCTTCGCGAGCCACACCACCAGCCGCAAGGGACGGCAGCTCGCGACCCGTCCGTACGCGGCGCTCGAGTTCTACTGGCCCGCCCAGGGCCGTCAGATCCGGCTGCGCGGCCCGGTGACGGTCGCGCCGCCGGAGGAGGGGCGGGCGGACCTGCACGCCCGGTCGACGGGGGCGCTGGCCGCCGCGCTGGTCGGCAGGCAGAGTGAGGTCCTCGGCTCGGTCGAGGAGTTGGCGCTCGCCTCGGACGCCGCCTGGGAGCGCGCCGGGCGCGAGCCGGACGCGACGGCGCCGACCTGGACCCTCTACCGCCTCCAGCCGGAGGAGGTGGAGTTCTTCCAGGGAGACGCGCGACGCCGGCACGTACGGCTCGTCTACCGCCGCACGGGAACGGACTGGCACACGGAGCTGCTGTGGCCCTGAGGGACTGAGGGCGCGGGGAACTGCACGACCAATTCCCACCCGCCCACACCCGAGGAACGAAGGACGAAGGACGAAGGACGAAGAACTCCCGTCACCGTCAGGCAGACATTTCGGCGGG
It encodes:
- a CDS encoding acetyl-CoA acetyltransferase, coding for MTPGKRKVAVVGVALSDCGRVDDATPYTLHAQAARRALADAGLDRARVDGFASAGLGTLPPAEVAEYLGLRPAWVDSTAVGGSTWEVMAAHAADAIAAGHARAVLLVYGSTARADIKAGRRTGDLSFGARGPLQFEVPYGHTLIAKYAMAARRHMHQYGTTLEQLASVAVQARANAALNPEAMFRAPITVDDVLSGPMIADPFTKLHCCLRSDGGAAVLLVAEEYVRDCRTAPVWILGTGEHVSHTTMSEWADFTVSPAAVSGRLAFERAGVRPDEIDVAEVYDAFTYMTLVTLEDLGFCAKGEGGAFVDAGKGRLLVGGELPVNTDGGGLSAQHPGMRGLFLLVEAVRQLRGEADGHQVRLADGEPPRLAVASGTGGWFCSSGTVVLGR
- a CDS encoding DUF397 domain-containing protein gives rise to the protein MNTTELAWFKSNYSGNEGGECLEIATTPTTIHIRDSKNPADATPTLTVTPTTWTAFLRTVR
- a CDS encoding helix-turn-helix transcriptional regulator; translation: MGRRLVGELLRIHRGRLGLTQKDAADLVHVSESCFGAYERAERIPTIDFLRDVDAALDARGALIACIEIIEKEKYPPTFLNWVRLERQARVISAYETMLIPGLLQTPAYARALYEARRPAYTEEEIERHVTARLERQSVLRRNSPPYVGYVIEESVLERDLGSEEVLREQLRHILECGLRMKHHLTVQVMPTKRYTHAGLMGPLKLMSTEEGRNLVYEEARGGDRLIHKPEQVTDLFDLFGILRAEALDPWESAKLIKEKAGEL
- a CDS encoding pyridoxal 5'-phosphate synthase, whose amino-acid sequence is MGTDLHELLRSLRVWDVELPSFDPAGAPPAPLPLFTEWFAQAVAAGQTEPHTMSLATADEDGLPDVRIVMLHGADADGWAFASHTTSRKGRQLATRPYAALEFYWPAQGRQIRLRGPVTVAPPEEGRADLHARSTGALAAALVGRQSEVLGSVEELALASDAAWERAGREPDATAPTWTLYRLQPEEVEFFQGDARRRHVRLVYRRTGTDWHTELLWP